The stretch of DNA GATGGTTGTTTATGACCATCTTATTTATGGCTCTCCCATCAAAAGTGCAGGACCAAGCAATGTTCCAGATGGCAGTTATTCGGGCTTAAAATTGTCTAAGGATGGTACTTGGGAATTTGTTGATAAAGTTCACAAGGATGACCCTGCCAATGTTCTTGTAGATGCAACGAGTTATGAAAGAATTCTACAAAATGAAAAAGCAAAATCAAAAACTAAAAAGAAAGACTTATTTGGTCGACGCAAATAAATAAAAAACCGCTTATTTTCCTTTAAAATAGGACTAATCAACTTACAGATTAGTCCTATTTTTTTGCTACTTTAGCTGTTTGAAATCTAGTGTAATAAATTCTATATCCTTTTTAGATCTAAATATATGTATACATTGTGGTTGATGCCTGACGAAGCTGCTTACCAAAAACTAAGTAGGTTGATTGTGGATTTGAGCACCACACATGACACCCCTACCTTTGAACCGCACGTCACCTTGTTGAGTGGTATTATCGACAAAGAAACAATTGCCATTCAAAAAGCAGAAGAATTAGCCAATAGTTTAATCCCTGTCTCTGCCACCTTAACGAGAATTGAATTTCTAGAGGTCTATTATCGTTGTTTGTTTTTTTGTACCAATCAAAGTGAAGATTTGATGGAAGCAAGAACCTTAGCAGAAGAAATTTTTGAACATACCCAAATCAATCCATTTATTCCACACGTTAGTTTTCTTTATGGCTCTTTACCTATTTTTCAGAAGGAAGCCATTATAGGAGCACTTGGAGATAGCTTTTTTATGGATTTTAGAATGCCCAAATTGCGATTAGTAGAAACCCGACGCACTCCAGAACATTGGCGATTAATGGCAGAATTTGATTTGTAAGCCACTCTAATCGTACACAATTGAGCGTTCTATAATCTGTTGTACGCTCCCTTTTTTATAGTGTGTTTGACAGGTCCAATTTCCATGCTCGTCAAAGGTATACGTATAAGAAGTTAACGGCTCTTTCTCAGCAGGAGCTTGATAAGTAATCAAATTTCCACGCTCATCATATCTAGAATAAGAAGTAAAGGTAAAATTGTCTAAATGGTTTTTGATGGTGTGCTCTTTTACATAATCGTTCTTATCATAACTGTAATAATTAGTTTGGTGCAATTGATCTTTATTGTTGTAAGTATATTCCTCTACTACCAACCCTTTTTTATTGTAGACAAATTCGTACTTTGAAGCAGTATAACGACTAGAAGGCGCATGTACATCGGTTTCTTTCAAAAGCCCTTTGGGCGAATACGTATGTATATAACGAACTAATAAGGTATTGTCAGCACCATAAATAGACTCTGCTGCAAGCTCTCCAAAACCATTGTAAACATAGGCAACCTGCTCTATCCTATAGTTTCTATGATCGTACATATTTTTCTTAACCAGCAACCTTTTCTTTTTGTACTTATATTCATAATAGAAAATCAACTCATTAGCAGCATCATAACACTTTTTCTCTTGAATATATCCTTTTTTATTAAATTCAATATCCCAGTTTTCGAGCGGGTCGAGCATTAGATGACGTTTTTTGATGATGCCATTTTTCTTTCCTGCATCATAAACACGTTGGGAGATAGATTTTATGGCTCCTTTTAATCTCATTTTTTCAAGATCCGAAGCCACAGCATTCCCGATTGTTTTCCCTTTAAAAGCACCCAAAAAAAGCACCACAACAAGACTTCCCCACAAAACAATCCCCCTTTTCCAGACGTTAAAGAGTAGCCTTTGAGTACCAATCTTATTATGGGTACTGCTAGTAACGTTTTGCTGCCTTGTAGTTGCTGCCTCCATGATTAATTATTCAAGTATTTCCCAAGTATGATCCGCCAATAAAGCTATTGTTGCCAAAAAGCTATTAAAAGGACAGCCCTTCCTCCCCCATTCGTTAGGACCAACAACAGACAACACAGCCGTTTCATCCGCACGTTGATAAAGATGATACGTTTTGCCTATAAGTGGTTTAAATCCCATTTCTGCTCCATAAATAATTTCAGAAATTTCAACTCTTTTTTTAATTTTTTGTGCCTGCTCTGCCAACAATTGCATTTGCTTTCGAATTTGTTCCAATTGCAAATCTGTTTGTTTATGCATAGCTTTTACGGCCAGCCCTTTTGTTTTCCCTTGGTCTATTGGTTTGATAACAGCTCCTCCTACCGTATGAGCATAAGGTAAGCTATGAGGAGTCTCTGTGATCTTGTCCTCATCAATAGGGTTAATAAACGTTTCTTTATTATTTATATCGTTTTTCATTCTATTTCTATTTTAACTACTCGCTTAACAAGTCTTATATTCCTCCTTTCAATCTATTTAAAACAAATCTTTATGGCACTTTGTTTCAAGTTATCCTTATATCATTACTCCATTGAAAAATCGTATTAAACGGATCAATAGCCCTAAACAAAGCATAAGCTATAATCTTTTCTAATTTTTCAAATCTTTAGAACAGTCAAAAATACAACTTTTTCTCTTATTTGGATTGATTTATATTCTTCCATGTTTCTAATTTATTTCGCTCCAAATCAACTTAAAAAAAAACAGTTTCATACACACTTAATTATCAACAATTAATAAATCACACAATATACACTACGATAACCCTTCAAAAAATCTTCTCTTTTTTTTAGCAACAAATAAGTTTTTCTATCAAGTATTATTCCTTCTGTTATAAAGAGAAGCTGTTTTGGTAGCTTGTTTGAAAATATATATATTGGGGAACCATTGATTATCTACTACTTCTGTGGAAACTCCGAAGGTTTACCTATAAAATTACACCAAATTGATTATCAACTTAATACGATCTTTAGAGCAATAATGAGATTATCAAAACCTTAATTTTTATAAAAAATACCTACCAATGATTAGTAAGAAAAGCATTCACACTAATTGGAGTCTGTTATTTGTAGCTTGTTTAATCTTTACATGCTATAGTTGTGGTACAGATTCCAAAAAAAATGACACGGGACAAGAAGGAACCTCTAACAGCCAAAATATCCCTGATGATTTTACCGTTCGGATTCAAATAGGGGGCAATACAGACGGTTTAAACGTTGCCTTATCCAATAGTGCTATTTCATCTGAAATACTAAATTCTAATGTCCATGCTGCACTTTTGGAGATGAATCCTAAAGATTTTAGTTTGCGCCCTTATCTAGCTACAGGAAGACCAATAATTAAAGAGTTAGACGACAACAAAATGTCAATAAGTTTTGAAATCAGAGAAGAGGCAGTTTGGGACAATGGAACCCCTATTACGGCAGAAGATTATGCCTTTACCATCAAAGCAATAAAAAATCCAAAGACTAATGCTACCGCTCAACGTAGTTATTTAGAATTTGTTGAAGAGGTTAAGATTGATCCTAACAACCCTAAGAAATTTACCGTTATTTCTAACACACGTTACCTATTAACGGAAGAAGTTTCAAGCTCTGTAGCAGTACTTCCTGCTTATTTTTATGATGCACAAGGGCTAATGAGTGATTTCACAATCTCAGAGTTGAATGATCCAGCTAATCTAGATCGTTTGAATAAAGATCCTAGAATTCTTGATTTTGCCAATGATTTTAACACCAACTACAGCCATACCCCCAAGAACATTGTGGGAGCTGGTCCTTATCAGGTTACCGAAATTGCAACCCACCAACACGTAAAACTAGAACGCAAAAAGGAATGGTGGGGAGATAAGGTTGATGTTGATTATATTGCTGCTTATCCTCAGAAATTATACTTCAAGATCCTTGACGATGACAATACTGCGATCTTGGCTCTAAAAGAGCAGGAAATAGATGTCATGACTTATATTCCTGAAGAAAAGTTCTTGGATTTACAAAAAAATGAGCGTGCAACCAAAAACTTTAATTTATACACTCCTGACAATTTTGCTTATCGATATATTGGTTTTAATATGAACCAAGCTAAGTTAAGCGATGTTAGGGTGCGTAAAGCAATTGCTCATTTGATCGACAAAAAACATATTGTCGAAGATTTGTGCAGCAACTTAGCAACTCCTATTAATGGCCCTGTTAGTCCACTCAAAAAACACAACAATAAAAACTTGCCAGAGATAGCATTCAACATTGAAAAAGCGAAGCAGCTTTTGGCTGAGGCAGGATGGAAAGACATGGATGGCGATAATATTTTGGACAAAAATATTCAAGGTCAACAAGAAAGTTTAAAAATCAAGTTTTTATACCCACAAGGAAAGCAGTTCTACAAAGATATTGCTCAGGTACTCAAAGATGAAGCGGCTCGTGTTGGTATCGAGATTGACATGATTGCTAGCGAGTGGTCTGTAATGCAAGAGGATTTGAAAAAACGCAATTTTGACCTAACCTGCTTGGGATGGGGACAAGGACCTACCTTAGATGATTTTAAACAAATTTGGCACACCGAATCAGACACTTACGATGGTAATAATTATGTTGGGTTTGGCAACCAAGAAAGCGATAAACTAATTGAAACAATTAGAGTCACTATGGATGAAGCAAAACGCCAAGAAATGTACTTTCGCTTCCAAGAAATTGTTGCAGATCAACAACCTTATGTATTCTTAGTTGCGCCCAAATTATGTATAGCAATTAACAAACGATTCAAAAATGCAGAGGCTAGCTCATTGCGTCCTGGTTATTCTGCTCGTTTATTCCAATTAAATTCTCCTAAATAAGTAGATGAACAAAAATAATTAACATTAAATGGGGCATCTTTTGTTCGCTAAGCTTCCTTGAAAAGCTTCGCTGCGTGAAGTCGCAGGCTTAGTTAGCCCGCTAAAGTTACGTTTTGCAAGTCGTTAGCGAAAAAAATAGACTACTAATTTTATCCATCTACTTAATTAGGGCATCACATCCGTTTGAGAACGACATTATTAAATGCTCAAACGGATGTTTTTTATTTAAGAATGTCCTAAAAATGCTGCTAGTATCCCCTAACCTCTTCACAATTAACTTCCTCTAATTTTTTTGTTATTACTCGCCTCCTCTTCCTTATAAAATGCCCAAATACAGCTCATCATTAACACATAATCCATTCGGTTTAGTTAGTTGTCGTTCTTTTTTCTCTCTTTATAAAAGTTCCTATTTATAGCTTTTTTCCACAATAAGGAATTATCCCTCCATCTCTTCCAAAACTGTTATAAACTAATCTTTAATTTCATCAAAAAGTTAAAATATTGATTTTTAAGGCAAAGTAGTATTTTATAATAAAATGCTCTAATATATAATTATAAAGGGACTCGCTCTTGGTAGCTTGTTTGAAAATATATATATTGAGAGACAATCAATTATCAAAAACCTTAATTTTTTATAAAAATATTTAACCAATGATTAGTAACAAAAGCATTTACTCTAATCTGAGTTTGTTTCTTGTAGCATGTTTAATCCTCGCATGTTACAGTTGCAGCTCTGATTCAAATGGAAAACAGGGAGAATCAACAAGCAAAAATATTCCTGACGACTTTACGGTCCGAATCTTATTAAGAGGAAATACTGATGGGCTCAATGTTGCATTGGCACAAAGTGCTATTTCGTCGGAAATCCTAATTAACAATGTACATTGCTCTTTATTAGAAACCAACCCTAAAGGTTTCGATTTACGTCCTTATTTAGCCATTAAAAAACCAGAAATTGAAATTCTATATGATGACCATATAGCACTTAGTTACGAAATTAGAGAAGAAGCCGTTTGGGACAACGGCACTCCAATTACAGCCGAAGATTATGCTTTTACGGTAAAAGCCATAAAAAACCCTAAGACAAATGCAGCAGCTCAGCGTAGCTATTTAGAATTTATTGAAGAGGTTGAAATTGATCCTCATAACCCAAAAAAATTTAAAGTAATATCCAACAAACAATATCTTTTGGCAGAAGAAGTTTCTGGAAGCATTTCTATCTTACCCGCTTATTTTTACGATGCACAAGGGCTAATGAGTGACTTCGCCATTTCAGAGCTAAATGACCCTACCAATTCGGAACGCTTAAATGCTGATCCTAGAATTATCGATTTTGCAGCTGATTTTAATAGCAACTATAATCACATTCCCAAAAATATTGTTGGAGCAGGTCCTTATCAAGTTACCGAAATTGCAACCAACCAACATGTTAAACTCGAACGTAAAAAAGAGTGGTGGGGAGACAAAGTTGATATGGACTACATTGCTGCTTATCCAGAAAAATTACACTTCAAAATTATTGAAGATGATAACACAGCTATTCTTTCTTTAAAAGAGCAAGAATTAGACCTTATGACTTCTATTCCCGCCGAAAAATTCTTGGAATTGCAGAAAAATGAGCGTGCGCTGAAAAATTTCAATTTATACACGCCCAATAGCTTTTCTTACCGTTATATTGGTATGAATATGAACAACCCTAAACTAAACAATGTTAAAGTACGTAAAGCAATCTCGCACCTAGTTGATAAAAAATATGTCGTAGAGCAATTATGCAGCAACCTAGCTACTCCCGTCAACGGTCCTGTTAGCCCGCTCAAAAAATATTACAACAAAGCAATCGCTACAACAGAATTTAATATTGACAAGGCCAAACAACTTTTAGCAGAAGCTGGCTGGAAGGACTCAGATGGTGATAACATTTTGGACAAGCGGATCAAAGGTCAAAAATTAAGTCTAAAACTGAACTTTTTGTACCCACAAGGCAAGCAATTTTATAAAGGTATGGCTCAAGTCCTCAAAGATGAAGCGGCTCGTGTTGGTATCGAAATTAATCTAGCAGCTAGTGAATGGTCTGTTATGCAAGATGACCTAAAAGAACGTCACTTTGATTTAACTTGCTTAGGTTGGGGACAAAGTCCTGCCTTAGATGACTTCAAGCAAATTTGGCATACAGAATCCAATACGTATGATGGGAGTAATTATACAGGATTCGGAAATTTAGATACCGATCAAATGATTGAAAAGATTAGACGTACCATGAACGAGGAAGAGCGAAATGAAATGTACCTCAAATTCCAAGAGGTTATTGCTGAGGAACAGCCTTATATTTTCTTAGTGGCTCCCAAACTATGTACGGCGATTAGCAAACGTTTCAAAAATGCAGAGGCTAGTGCATTACGCCCAGGTTATTTAGTGCGTTTATTTCAATTAGCAGATCAAGAACAACCTGTTAATTAATCTCAAAAGTTCGAAATTTTGAAAATTTGAAAATGAATACATCTTTTCATCTTCAAATTTTCAAACTTTCAAATCATGCTAAAAACGTTCAGGTCGGCAACCAATAAAAATGAAACCGAATATAATATACCTCCTAGTATTTAGCATTGGTCTTAAACCACAACTACACCACTACCTCTGAATTCATTAACTCTTCTATCTCCTCTACTTCTATTGGAATATTTGACATTAAATTGAGGGGTTGACCATTCGTAACAACCAAATCATCTTCAATTCGGATGCCTATATTTTCTTCGGGAATATAAATTCCTGGTTCACAAGTAAACACCATCCCTTCTTCAAAATCCACATAACGATGACAAAGATCGTGTACGTCCAAACCTAAATGATGAGAAGTTCCGTGCATAAAGTACTTTTTGTACAAAGGAGCATTTGCATTTTGTTGAAGTACATCCTTTTTATCTAACAAGCCCAGCCCAATTAACTCTCCTTCCATTATTCGACCCACCTCCTTATGATAATCCAGCAAATTATTACCTGCTACTAGTATTTTTTCGGCTTCTTTTTTTACATTTAATACCGCATTGTAAACCGCTTTTTGGCGAGCTGTAAATTTTCCATTAACAGGAATTGTACGGGTCATATCTGAAGCATAATTGGCATATTCTGCTCCAAAATCCATTAGTAATAAATCGCCATCATTCAACTTCATATCGTTGGCAATATAATGCAATACACAAGCATTTTTCCCTCCTGCAATAATAGGAGTATAAGCATGTCCTGAAGAACCTTGACGGGTAAATTCATAGATAACATTAGCTTCTACCTCATATTCCATCATACCAGGCTGAGTCGTTGCCAATACTCGACGAAAAGCACTATTGGTAATATCGCAAGCTTTTTGCATTAGGTCAATCTCATACGATGATTTAATCATGCGTAAGCTTTTGAAAATAGGTTGTGCTCGTTCAAAATTATGCCCTACATACTCTTGTTTTAATTGTAAGGCATGACGAACATCACGAGAAGGGGAATCCATCACAGCTCGATCGTTCTCATTTGTATTCACATAAATATTGTCTGCCAATAAAATTAGTTCATTAAACAAAGGTTGCATTTCGTCTAACCAATACACGGTATTTATTCCTGAAGTTTGAGCAGCATCTTCTTTGGTGTATTTATACCCTTCCCACACTGCAATGTGTTCATTGGTTTGTTTAGTAAAAATAATTTCCTTAAACTTATCCCCTCTAGGACAATCGGGATACAAGACCAAAATCACCTCCTCTTGGTCTAGCCCTGTCAAATAAAATAAATCAGAACTTTGACGATAAGCAAAATGGCAATCTCCATTCCTAGACATCATATCATTGGCATGAATAATAGCAATAGAATTCGGTTTCATTTTTGCAGCAAATCGCTTTCTGTTTTCTATAAAAAGAGCTGGGTTTATTGAATTGTATTTCATCCGTTTAAATTCTTAAGTGTTCTAAATTATTAATAATCCATCAATTAGCTACGCTACTACGTTGCGATTTTTGCTTTTTTGCTTTATATTTTTTTGGATAATCAAAAAATAAATAGTTCCCTGATTTATTCCCCAAATATTTCCAACCATTAGACTCAAATTCAATGACAACAAGACCACAAGTTGGAATCTCTGTAAAAATAGTATCCTTCTGGAAGTGATTAGCGGCTTGTATAATAGAAGGATTATGCCCTATAATTGCGACCGCTTTATCCTGCGGGTCTAAATCTTGAATCGTACGAATCAAGGCTTGGGTTTTGCAACGATAAAGTGCCATATCCTGTCGAATACTATCTCTTTCAAACCTTAATGCCTTAGCGAGCCGTTTAGCAGTAGATTTTGTTCGTTTAGAGGGACTGATAATTAATTTATCCCAAACAATCCCTCGTTTTACTAACTCTGCACCAATTAGCTTGGTATCACTTTTCCCTCTATCGTTCAAGGGACGATCAAAATCTGCTAAACTAACATCTTTATGGCTTGATTTGGCATGTCGAATCAAATACAACCTTCGTTTTTCCATGCCCCTAGCCTCCTCCATTTGAGTATTAAAATTACAACTTCCTATTAACACTATGACAACTAATATGAATATTTTTTTCATAATTTAGAATTAAGCAACTAAGCAGAGTTAAATTATACGTTAAAGCCAGCGAGTGTCTCCCCTTATATTTATTAGGCATGCTCATAATCTCAATAATACGACGAGTCTCGTACAATTTAACGATGCGATTAAGCCGTCTAGTTCGTGTGATTACCCCAACAAAAAACAATTGTGTTTGACCATATACACAACAATAAACAAAACACTGACTATCAATATACTAAAACATCAAAAAAGCATTGAATGATATAATAATAATAAAAAAATGGTTTGCGTTAACTTTCTTCCTCAATTATATTTGCGGCAATATTTTATTCTTTAACTCAACACCTTACTATAAATGAAAAAACCAACAAATTATATCTACTTAATTATTTACATATTAATTATTACCATAAACAATCATACCAATGCACAAACTTGGGTTCAAAAAGGAATAGATATCAATGGAGGAGCTATGGCAAAAAAAGCAGGGCATTCTGTAAGTCTCAGTGCAGATGGTCATACAATTGCTATTGGTGCCCCCGACTATTCTAATGTCCTATATGGTGGATCAGGATCAGAATCAGGTCGTGTACGAATATATCAGTGGGTTGGGGGGAATTGGACTCAAAAAGGAGGCAGTATTTATGGCTCGTCATCTAACAATTCAGCGGGCTCATCCGTTAGTCTTAGTGCCAATGGAAATATTCTTGCGATTGGATCACCAAGGAATAGTACAAATGGACTTTACGCTGGGCATGTTCGAATTTACGAATGGAATGGAACAACTTGGATCAAAAAAGGAACTAATATTAATGGAGAAGCTGCTGGTGATCTATCTGGAGGTGCAATTAGCCTTAGCGCTGATGGCAATTCTGTTATTATAGGAGCCCGGCTTAATGATGGCATTGGTATAGCTGCTGGGCATGCAAGAGTCTATGAATGGAATGGGACAGATTGGACTCAAAAAGGAGTAGATATTGATGGTGAAGCTACTTTTGATGAAGCAGGGCAGTCTGTTAGTATTAATGCCGACGGTAGCATCATTGCGATAGGAGCAGAAGAAAATAGTGGTGGAATTGCTGGGTTCGCCTCTGGGCATGTTCGGATTTATCAATGGAGTGGTACCTCTTGGTTGCAAAAAGGAGCAGATATTGACGGTGAAGGAAGTGGCGATCGTTCAGGTAGAGCAATTCATCTTAGTGCTGATGGAAATTCTATTGCCATTGGCTCTGCTAACAATAGTAATTCTAGTCAAGGTTTTGTAAGAATTTATAATTGGAATGGAACAGCTTGGATTCGAAAAGGACAATCTCTTAATGAACGACCAACATCATCTGTAAGTCTTAATTATGATGGAAATAGGCTCGCTATTGGTTCGGTTAGATCTATTAACTTATCTCTTACTGGTTATGTTAGGATTTATAGCTGGAATGGAACAACTTGGGTTCAAGAAGGCACTGATATTGTAGGTAGAGCCAGTAATGTTCAATCAGGTTATTCTGTTAGCCTTGATTCACTAGGACACACTCTTGCTATTGGCGCCATTGATGACTATAATAATGGCAGTGGCCATGTACAAATTTATACTACTTGCCATTACCTTGATACAACAGTAGGGCTATCAGGAGCAACACTAACCTCCAATGCTATAGGAATGACTTACCAATGGATCGATTGTAGCAATGGCAACAGCCCAATAACAGGCGCAACCCAACAAAGCTTCACGCCAACAACGAATGGACTCTATGCGGTAGAAATTAGTAATGGTGTTTGTACTAAAACCTCCGCTTGTACTAATGTAACTGCTGTTAAAGTATCCGTAATAGAATCCCAAAACAAGTACCGTATATTCCCTAATCCATCCACAGATATCCTCCACATAGAAAGAACCAATTCTACGAATTTAAACATCAGGGTCGTAGACAATCTTGGACAAATTGTACTTTCTAGCCGATCTAACAAAACTAGAGCTACCTTAAATCTTCAACGCTTAAAACAGGGGGTTTATTACCTTGTATTAGACGATGGAAAAGAAATAACTTATCACAAATTTATAACCACAAAATAAAACTTAAGCTTTTGAATTTATGTGAATTTTATGTTTGAAATAACTCTTAAATAACAATTATGGTTCTTTGATAACCCATAGGCTCACACAGTAACCACAGAGTAACAACGCAGTTAATCGTGAGGTAAACACTAAAAAAGGGTAAGCCTTTAACTACTTTTTAGCTTCGCTGCTACTCCGTGGTCGTGATAGAGTTGACAAAGAACCACAATTATTAAGAATAAAACCAAGTCTATCCCTAATTTAGAAGTATAAGCCTTAAAAGGAGCAGGTCGATACTAAGTAGCATAAAGTATCCCCATAAAAAAACATGAGGTACTGTTGTCAGTACCTCATGTTAGATTTGATATTAGCTGTATAATATTAGTAGATCAATTCTACGTTTACGCCACTAGCCATTCTTGACAATTCGATTGCCTTAGGTCCTTCAGCACCAATAGACCCTTCAAACGCAGCCAAGGTATCGGCCGCATTTTCAGCATAGGCAATGGACAAATAACGCACAAAATTGGCACTTGGTTCAGGAACAACCAATCCAGCTTTTAGGATCCCTGCACTTCCCAACCAAAAAGAAAGCTCCAAATATTCAGGGTCTTCCTCTAAGATCATTTCTAGCAGAGGCGTAGGCAATGGCGACATCTCTAAATGGCTCATCAGATCCATATACAATTGAATGTCTTCTTCCCCAGTATTGCCAAATAGTTCTGTGTGCAATATGGTAAATCTATTCCCCCCAACAGAGCGCCCCACTCGTACACAAGCATCTGCTTCAAAACTAGCATACCATTCTTCTAGCTTGTTTCGCTTGTCGTTTTTAGGGGTAACGGCAAAAGCATGTGCCAAGGGAAAAACACCATTAAGCGCCCAACCTGTTTCTTGTGTGCCTTGACTCAATTGCAGCCAAGTAGACAAATTTCCTTCAGGGATTAATTTAAAAATCTTTTGAAGTACCTTAACTTCCGATTCATTCAATTTGCTAGCCCCCATAAACTCGGCAAATTGTTGTAGCAATATATTTCGATCATTGTTCACCCAACAAGTCACTTTTTCTGCATCTACACTAGTTGACAAGTGTACCTCTGGCTCGTCCAAAGTTGGATTTAAAGGAAACAGCATTTGATTGAGCCATTCCGTTAACAATTCTTCGTTTTCTGGTTTTATAAACGGCAAAGTAATAACAGCACTTTGCGTTCTCATGATAGTTTCTACCATTTTATATTAATTTTGTTTTTTACCGATTAAATGTATTAGAAAATCAACTTAATGTCCTTCACTCCCATCTCTGTCAATTCGCTCCACTCCGCATAGATACTGTTTAAGTCATTCTCCAAATCCTTTGTATTGGCTAAATCATTTCCATCAAATTCAACGGTATATTGAACTTGTTTAGGATGGTGGCCATCGTGGTTTCTATCCTCAATATAACGTTTTACAAAATCCTTATTGCTAAAAATACGATTATAATCTGAGTTATTCTGTGCATAATCTGTTCTAAAATCCATTATAGATACAAATTTTTTGCACTTGGTTTCACGACGATACAGTTTTATTTGATCTTCTGTAATGTCCAATACCTTTGCAGCCTCATTAAAGAACTTAAGATTATTAGCCGCATCAGCTCCATCGCCAATTCGATCAATTTTTTCCCAAATGTCTAAAATTTGATGGGACTCAAATGCATTATCTTTTAAGTCGTCTAATTCAACCTCTATATTATCACCGTAACCATTTTCAATAATTTTGATAATATCCTGCTGCTTTTCTTCAACAGCACCATCAAAAGCCTTTGTCATGGTTTTCTTTAACAATGCTTTGGTTTCACTATCTAATGGCTCTCCATTAAACGCTGTAAAATTGTTAATAGCGGTATCAACTAACCCTGTAAGACGTTGTTTAATTCCCTTTGTACCATCCATTGTTCCCCAAA from Aureispira anguillae encodes:
- a CDS encoding T9SS type A sorting domain-containing protein — translated: MKKPTNYIYLIIYILIITINNHTNAQTWVQKGIDINGGAMAKKAGHSVSLSADGHTIAIGAPDYSNVLYGGSGSESGRVRIYQWVGGNWTQKGGSIYGSSSNNSAGSSVSLSANGNILAIGSPRNSTNGLYAGHVRIYEWNGTTWIKKGTNINGEAAGDLSGGAISLSADGNSVIIGARLNDGIGIAAGHARVYEWNGTDWTQKGVDIDGEATFDEAGQSVSINADGSIIAIGAEENSGGIAGFASGHVRIYQWSGTSWLQKGADIDGEGSGDRSGRAIHLSADGNSIAIGSANNSNSSQGFVRIYNWNGTAWIRKGQSLNERPTSSVSLNYDGNRLAIGSVRSINLSLTGYVRIYSWNGTTWVQEGTDIVGRASNVQSGYSVSLDSLGHTLAIGAIDDYNNGSGHVQIYTTCHYLDTTVGLSGATLTSNAIGMTYQWIDCSNGNSPITGATQQSFTPTTNGLYAVEISNGVCTKTSACTNVTAVKVSVIESQNKYRIFPNPSTDILHIERTNSTNLNIRVVDNLGQIVLSSRSNKTRATLNLQRLKQGVYYLVLDDGKEITYHKFITTK